One stretch of Chaetodon auriga isolate fChaAug3 chromosome 18, fChaAug3.hap1, whole genome shotgun sequence DNA includes these proteins:
- the lats1 gene encoding serine/threonine-protein kinase LATS1 isoform X3, with protein MKRGEKPEGYRQMRPKTFPTSNHSGNSQQMLQEIRNSLRNLSKPSDPPKVDVGGAGKMLSEDPRQQGRCSNPKNPYHKALQEIRKSLMPFANEPGTSGSEVNKHLSLEPPFVVFEESNIRSVGADYMGKVSYQDSMREQMAVANPNTTGLKAPGASHIQQAVLRRPSWKGSKESLAPRHGPIMVDGMMYRSDSPGPPPAFPQGHPANSQRVNPPLPPQVRSVTPPPNRGAMPPAPSWDSNPSTKRYSGNMDYLVPRISPVPQGAWPDGYQASAPQNQRGISPVPMGHQPIIMQSSGGNKFTFPSSWSQSGSPQTDYMAGGSRQPPPPYPVNQSSRHSPTDQQMQAGGPASSPSYVNGGNIPQSMMVPNRNSHNLDMYNIGPPQSWSQGPLAPSQSQSSSGNSSNQDLSPSWQHNMPVRSNSFNNHQLNGRPAHPASSQPSATTVTAITQAPILQPVKSMRVQKPELHTAVAPTHPPWMQQAPPPPAAPAYQEPPAPVPQIPVVAEVPSYQGPPPPYPKHLLQQQAAPCPPAYDPGANKLGTGREESAEEEIGGGADGSRDKMTETPESTTATEKEKKQITTSPVPVRRNKRDEERRGESGRVALYSPQAFKFFMEQHVENILKNHQQRIRRRKQLESEMQRLI; from the exons atgaagagaggggagaaacCCGAAGGATACAGACAGATGAGACCCAAAACGTTTCCCACCAGTAACCACAGTGGCAACAGCCAACAAATGCTGCAGGAAATACGGAACAGCTTGCGCAATTTGTCCAAACCCTCTGACCCACCTAAAGTGGACGTTGGCGGAGCTGGAAAAATGCTTTCCGAGGACCCGAGGCAACAGGGGCGCTGCAGCAACCCCAAAAACCCGTACCACAAGGCCCTGCAGGAGATCCGCAAATCCTTGATGCCTTTTGCCAATGAGCCCGGTACTTCAGGCTCTGAGGTGAACAAACACTTGTCACTGGAACCCCcgtttgttgtgtttgaggaG AGCAACATTCGCAGTGTGGGAGCAGACTACATGGGGAAGGTGAGCTACCAGGACTCGATGAGGGAACAGATGGCTGTTGCCAACCCCAACACTACAGGTCTGAAAGCCCCAG gAGCTTCTCATATCCAGCAGGCTGTGCTGAGGAGGCCAAGCTGGAAAGGTTCTAAGGAGTCTTTGGCTCCTCGACACGGTCCCATCATGGTGGATGGAATGATGTACCGCTCAGACAGCCCCGGACCACCTCCTGCCTTCCCACAGGGTCACCCTGCCAACAGCCAGAGAGTCAATCCTCCACTGCCGCCTCAGGTGCGCAGTGTGACACCTCCACCAAACCGCGGCGCCATGCCTCCTGCACCATCCTGGGACAGTAACCCATCAACCAAGCGCTACTCAGGCAACATGGATTACCTTGTGCCCCGCATCTCTCCGGTACCTCAGGGGGCCTGGCCTGATGGGTACCAAGCTTCAGCACCTCAGAATCAGCGTGGGATCAGCCCAGTGCCTATGGGCCACCAGCCCATCATAATGCAAAGCTCAGGGGGGAATAAGTTCACCTTCCCCTCCAGCTGGTCTCAGAGTGGCTCCCCTCAAACAGACTACATGGCAGGGGGCAGCAGACAACCTCCTCCCCCGTACCCAGTCAACCAGAGTAGTCGGCACAGTCCCACTGACCAGCAGATGCAGGCAGGAGGACCTGCGTCGTCTCCCTCGTACGTCAACGGTGGAAACATCCCTCAGTCCATGATGGTTCCCAACCGGAACAGTCACAACCTGGACATGTACAACATAGGTCCTCCTCAGTCCTGGTCCCAGGGTCCTCTGGCCCCCAGTCAGTCCCAGTCTTCCTCTGGCAACAGCAGCAACCAGGATCTGTCCCCGTCCTGGCAGCACAACATGCCAGTCCGCTCTAACTCCTTCAACAACCACCAGCTGAACGGCAGACCAGCCCACCCGGCCAGCTCCCAGCCCTCTGCCACCACAGTCACTGCCATCACCCAGGCTCCCATCCTGCAGCCTGTCAAAAGCATGCGTGTCCAGAAACCTGAGTTACACACGGCTGTCGCACCCACGCACCCTCCATGGATGCAGCAGGCTCCACCGCCTCCAGCTGCACCTGCTTACCAAGAACCTCCAGCCCCTGTACCCCAGATCCCTGTTGTAGCAGAAGTCCCCAGCTACCAGGGCCCGCCTCCTCCATATCCTAAgcatctcctccagcagcaggctgcACCCTGCCCCCCTGCCTACGACCCAGGGGCCAACAAGCTCGGCACAGGCAGAGAGGAGTCGGCCGAAGAGGAGATCGGCGGGGGTGCTGACGGCTCCCGAGACAAGATGACGGAAACTCCTGAAAGCACCACAGcgacagagaaggagaagaagcaaATCACGACATCACCTGTTCCCGTCCGACGGAACAAGAGAGACGAAGAGCGGCGAGGGGAGTCTGGAAGAGTCGCACTGTACTCCCCACAGGCTTTCAAGTTCTTCATGGAGCAACATGTGGAGAACATCCTAAAGAACCATCAGCAGAGGATTcggaggaggaagcagctggaAAGTGAGATGCAAAGG